From the Quercus lobata isolate SW786 chromosome 6, ValleyOak3.0 Primary Assembly, whole genome shotgun sequence genome, one window contains:
- the LOC115995207 gene encoding NADH dehydrogenase [ubiquinone] 1 alpha subcomplex subunit 8-B: MASVSPSSAADPSGEPIPTSAVLMAASKHIGLRCEAENLDFLRCKKKDPNPEKCLDKGQQVTRCVLGLLKDLHQRCTKEMDGYVGCLYYYTNEFDLCRKEQQEFEKACPLE, from the exons ATGGCGAGTGTGAGTCCGAGTAGCGCGGCGGATCCGAGCGGGGAGCCGATCCCGACATCGGCGGTGCTGATGGCGGCGTCGAAGCACATAGGGTTGAGATGCGAAGCGGAGAACTTGGATTTCCTCAGGTGCAAGAAGAAGGATCCTAACCCTGAGAAATGCCTCGACAAAGGCCAACAAGTCACTCGCTGCGTTCTTGGCCT GCTGAAAGATCTTCACCAGAGGTGCACAAAAGAGATGGATGGTTATGTTGGATGTTTGTACTACTATACAAATGAGTTTGATTTATGTCGCAAAGAGCAGCAAGAATTTGAGAAAGCATGCCCTTTGGAATGA
- the LOC115994399 gene encoding serine/arginine-rich SC35-like splicing factor SCL28 isoform X1 has product MARYRSRSRSYSPRRRSRTPPRGRKRYYDDEPRDRYRDSRSYRDQRRSPAPSGLLVRNLPLDARPEDLRGPFERFGQVKDVYLPKNYYTGEPRGFGFVKYRYAEDALEAKQQLNHTIIGGREIRIVFAEENRKTPQEMRTTTRVSSDRYGGSRRRRTPPRSPRRRYRSDSRSPTPVRRDSRDHVARDDYRSPVRTRSFSRSPPPRDEREYRRSPSPRENGRSPQDERDFAPSRSLSPRGNNRSLSRSRSYSPR; this is encoded by the exons atgGCGAGGTACAGAAGCCGAAGCCGAAGCTACAGCCCTCGCCGCCGTAGCAGAACCCCGCCGCGTGGCCGCAAGCGATACTACGACGACGAGCCTCGCGATCGCTACCGTGACAGCAGGTCGTACAGAGACCAGCGTCGCTCTCCTGCTCCTTCTGGCTTGCTCGTTCGCAATCTCCCCCTTGACGCTAG GCCTGAAGATCTGAGGGGTCCATTCGAGCGGTTTGGTCAGGTGAAGGATGTGTATCTTCCGAAGAATTACTATACTGG ggAGCCACGAGGCTTTGGATTTGTGAAGTACCGTTATGCTGAAGATGCTTTGGAAGCAAAACAACAACTGAATCATACAATTATTGGTGGACGGGAGATAAGAATTGTGTTTGCTGAAGAGAACAGAAAAACTCCTCAAGAAATGCGTACAACTACCCGCGTAAG TAGTGATCGATATGGAGGTAGCCGTAGAAGGAGAACTCCACCACGGTCCCCTCGACGTCGATACCGCT CTGACTCAAGGTCTCCAACTCCAGTTAGGCGTGACTCAAG GGACCATGTGGCTAGGGATGATTATCGTTCTCCCGTGCGAACTAGGTCATTTTCACGATCACCTCCTCCACGTGATGAGAGGGAGTACAGGAGGTCCCCAAGTCCAAGAGAAAATGGTCGGAGTCCCCAAGATGAGAGGGATTTTGCACCGAGTAGGTCATTAAGTCCAAGGGGCAATAATCGCAGTCTGTCTCGGTCACGATCCTACAG TCCTCGCTGA
- the LOC115995208 gene encoding uncharacterized protein LOC115995208 has protein sequence MGNKKKAAATFIRLVSTAGTGFFYVKRKPTKMTEKLEFRKFDPRVNRHVLFKEAKMK, from the coding sequence ATGGGTAACAAGAAGAAGGCTGCGGCAACCTTCATTCGTCTTGTCTCAACTGCTGGGACTGGGTTCTTTTACGTTAAGAGGAAGCCAACTAAGATGACTGAGAAGCTGGAGTTTCGGAAATTTGACCCTCGAGTGAATCGTCACGTTCTGTTTAAGGAAGCAAAAATGAAGTGA
- the LOC115994399 gene encoding serine/arginine-rich SC35-like splicing factor SCL28 isoform X2, with protein MARYRSRSRSYSPRRRSRTPPRGRKRYYDDEPRDRYRDSRSYRDQRRSPAPSGLLVRNLPLDARPEDLRGPFERFGQVKDVYLPKNYYTGEPRGFGFVKYRYAEDALEAKQQLNHTIIGGREIRIVFAEENRKTPQEMRTTTRVSDRYGGSRRRRTPPRSPRRRYRSDSRSPTPVRRDSRDHVARDDYRSPVRTRSFSRSPPPRDEREYRRSPSPRENGRSPQDERDFAPSRSLSPRGNNRSLSRSRSYSPR; from the exons atgGCGAGGTACAGAAGCCGAAGCCGAAGCTACAGCCCTCGCCGCCGTAGCAGAACCCCGCCGCGTGGCCGCAAGCGATACTACGACGACGAGCCTCGCGATCGCTACCGTGACAGCAGGTCGTACAGAGACCAGCGTCGCTCTCCTGCTCCTTCTGGCTTGCTCGTTCGCAATCTCCCCCTTGACGCTAG GCCTGAAGATCTGAGGGGTCCATTCGAGCGGTTTGGTCAGGTGAAGGATGTGTATCTTCCGAAGAATTACTATACTGG ggAGCCACGAGGCTTTGGATTTGTGAAGTACCGTTATGCTGAAGATGCTTTGGAAGCAAAACAACAACTGAATCATACAATTATTGGTGGACGGGAGATAAGAATTGTGTTTGCTGAAGAGAACAGAAAAACTCCTCAAGAAATGCGTACAACTACCCGCGTAAG TGATCGATATGGAGGTAGCCGTAGAAGGAGAACTCCACCACGGTCCCCTCGACGTCGATACCGCT CTGACTCAAGGTCTCCAACTCCAGTTAGGCGTGACTCAAG GGACCATGTGGCTAGGGATGATTATCGTTCTCCCGTGCGAACTAGGTCATTTTCACGATCACCTCCTCCACGTGATGAGAGGGAGTACAGGAGGTCCCCAAGTCCAAGAGAAAATGGTCGGAGTCCCCAAGATGAGAGGGATTTTGCACCGAGTAGGTCATTAAGTCCAAGGGGCAATAATCGCAGTCTGTCTCGGTCACGATCCTACAG TCCTCGCTGA